The genomic DNA CCCTCTACTCCCATTATTCTAACCTGTCCAGACCTCCCTCTACTCCCATTATTCTAACCTGTCCAGAACCCCCTCTACTCCCATTATTCTGACCTGTCCAGACCTCCTCCTACTCCCATTATTCTGACCTGTCCAGACCTCCCTCTACTCCCATTATTCTGACCTGTCCAGAAGCCCCTCTACTCCCATTATTCTGACCTGTCCAGAAGCCCCTCTACTCCCATTATTCTGACCTGTCCAGAAGCCCCTCTACTCCCATTATTCTGACCTGTCCAGAAGCCCCACTACTCCCATTATTCTGACCTGTCCAGAAGCCCCTCTACTCCCATTATTCTGACCTGTCCAGAAGCCCCACTACTCCCATTATTCTGACCTGTCCAGACCTCCCTCTACTCCCATTATTCTGACCTGTCCAGCAGCCCCTCCCCATACTGACCTGTCCAGTGTGTGGCTCCTGTATCTCTCCATGGGCGTTCAGGTAGGTGACATCACTGTCCCTCAGCTCCCTCCTCAGCTCAAAGCTCACAGACTTCACATGTTGTTGTACCGTGTCCACCATCTCACCCCAGCCATGGGACCCTACAGACCATAATAGCACATAACAACAGACAATATGAACACGTAGCAACACAAACATCTAATCAACGACTAGCATTTAAACTCTGGATAGGACGCAAATAACTAAAGATAACATTTGACGGAATGATAACTAACACACACATTCAATATTGATTCAATGGAACAAAATACATATCTAGACTATAATAGAACTGATGCCCCAAATACATATCATGCACTGTAACTGATGCCCCAGACCCTCTCCAACTCTCACCCTGTTCCTCAAACTTCCAGCCGTACTTCCGGGCATCCTGAATGGCTTTTCCCAGCAAGGAGGCTTGGTGCAGGATCTTCCTGGGAATACTGCCCACGTTCACACTGGAACCACCTAGACCTGGCGGACAGCGAAAGTCAATAACCACTCATAAAATGATTGAGCACAAAATGACATTATGTAATAAAGTAATAGGCAATATGGTGAAAACACTGTCTGCATCACACACGCCATTTAGTGACTTCAGGGGTGGGAGCCACCAAGTCAAGGACCAGCACCCTCCTCCCAAAGCCAGCAGCTTCCTGAAAGAGAAAAGGGGGAAAAGAAAGGGggaatacagacagagaagtgggtGAAGGTAAAAAGAGGTGTCAGTCGGATAAAGTCAAATCCCAAATCCTCCCACTGTCAAGTTCCTTCCTCTCATTTTCAGTTACCTCTGGATTTCAGAATATAACATCTCATGTTATTAGCATAAAATCTATTTATATGATAATTATCACAGTATGCTTGGGCACACTGTGAGCATTGGCCAGATCAGATGACTGCTGAATAAACATGTTAGTGTGTGTAGGCTGGCTCACAGCAAATTGGGGTTAACACAGCTTTATGCAGGTTGActacaggtagagagagggaatatCTGACCTTTAAAGAGGGTGCAAATCCCAGAAAGGAGAAAAAGAGATTCAAACGGACATATAGGGATCGAGATAGAAAGATCATTAAGAGAAACTGCAGGGGAGAATGGATTAAACTCAAATAATTGTTATTATTGAGTTTCTCTGAATTTGAAACTGAATTAAAATAACAATTCCTCACAAAAAAAGAGCAAGACTAGAAGAGAAGGTGAGACAGATCCATAAAGAGGGTGGTAGATCagtgacagacaggaagagacacagacaggcagtACTGTAGATGTCGTGTAGTATTAGTGACCCACCTTGGACACAGCCAGTCCTCCAGACCCCCCTCCAATGACCAGCAGGTCATAGTCATACTGTCCACAGGACAGCCTTGTCTGCTCCATGTCTCTGCCGCAAGACAGACCAGCCTCTTGTGTGCTCATCAGACCTAGGAGGAGAGACTGCTGGGGTTGGAaagaaaacctacaggaaggtagagtagctctccagagagagagagagagagagagagagagagaacattagggTCCATACAGTCATACAGTAAGCATTAGCTATTTGATATTTCCATTAGAGAAGGAAATGAGGCTAAATCACAACCTTGAGCACAAAGAGACATCTTTG from Salmo salar chromosome ssa07, Ssal_v3.1, whole genome shotgun sequence includes the following:
- the LOC106609375 gene encoding thioredoxin reductase 1, cytoplasmic isoform X1 — translated: MSTQEAGLSCGRDMEQTRLSCGQYDYDLLVIGGGSGGLAVSKEAAGFGRRVLVLDLVAPTPEVTKWRLGGSSVNVGSIPRKILHQASLLGKAIQDARKYGWKFEEQGSHGWGEMVDTVQQHVKSVSFELRRELRDSDVTYLNAHGEIQEPHTGQVSMGRGCWTGQNNGSRGRSGQVRIMGVVGLLDRSE
- the LOC106609375 gene encoding thioredoxin reductase 1, cytoplasmic isoform X2; translated protein: MSTQEAGLSCGRDMEQTRLSCGQYDYDLLVIGGGSGGLAVSKEAAGFGRRVLVLDLVAPTPEVTKWRLGGSSVNVGSIPRKILHQASLLGKAIQDARKYGWKFEEQGSHGWGEMVDTVQQHVKSVSFELRRELRDSDVTYLNAHGEIQEPHTGQVYHSYYRPLEWTVPRRDKMLC